One Streptomyces sp. SAI-135 DNA segment encodes these proteins:
- a CDS encoding heavy metal translocating P-type ATPase, with the protein MSTTAPIAPVSEVMLVIGGMTCASCAARVEKKLNRMDGVSATVNYATEKAKVVYPAGVEVADLIATVVKTGYTAQEPAPAAPEPEDTDPELTGLRQRLLVSVALAVPVIALSMVPALQFDNWQWLALTLASPVVVWGAWPFHRAAWTNTRHGAATMDTLVSVGTLAAFGWSLWALFFGDAGMPGMRERFELTAGGMDGASTIYLEVAAGVTAFILLGRYLEARAKRHAGAALRALMELGAKDVSVLRDGREVRVPAERLAVGDTFVVRPGEKIATDGTVVEGTSAVDASMLTGESVPVDVGVGDVVTGATVNAGGRLVVTATRVGADTQLARMAKLVEDAQNGKAEVQRLADRVSAVFVPAVLLVATATFGVWLGATGDTVAAFTAAVAVLIIACPCALGLATPTALMVGTGRGAQLGILIKGPEVLESTRRVDTVVLDKTGTVTTGRMTLQEIHVVQDADEKQVLRLAGALEHASEHPVARAVAEGAEERVGPLPEAERFENVPGRGVRGLVEGREVAVGRLFDVLPAELARAKEAAERDGRTAVVVGWDGVARGVLAVADAVKETSAEAVRSLRELGLTPVLLTGDNRTVAEAVARAVGIDEVIAEVLPEDKVAAVRRLQGEGRVVAMVGDGVNDAAALAAADLGLAMGTGTDAAIEAGDLTLVRGDLRVAADAIRLSRRTLSTIKGNLVWAFGYNVAALPLAAAGLLNPMIAGAAMAFSSVFVVTNSLRLRAFR; encoded by the coding sequence ATGTCCACCACGGCCCCGATAGCGCCCGTGTCCGAGGTCATGCTGGTCATCGGCGGGATGACCTGCGCCTCCTGTGCCGCCCGGGTCGAGAAGAAGCTCAACCGGATGGACGGCGTCAGCGCCACGGTCAACTACGCGACCGAGAAGGCCAAAGTCGTCTACCCCGCGGGGGTCGAGGTCGCCGACCTGATCGCGACCGTCGTGAAGACCGGCTACACGGCCCAGGAGCCGGCGCCCGCCGCACCGGAGCCCGAGGACACGGACCCCGAGCTCACCGGCCTGCGGCAGCGGCTCCTCGTCTCCGTCGCGCTCGCCGTCCCCGTCATCGCGCTCTCCATGGTCCCCGCCCTCCAGTTCGACAACTGGCAGTGGCTCGCGCTGACCCTCGCCTCACCCGTCGTCGTCTGGGGCGCCTGGCCCTTCCACCGGGCCGCCTGGACCAACACCCGGCACGGCGCGGCCACCATGGACACCCTCGTCTCGGTCGGGACCCTCGCCGCCTTCGGCTGGTCGCTGTGGGCCCTGTTCTTCGGTGACGCGGGGATGCCGGGCATGCGCGAGCGGTTCGAGCTCACCGCGGGCGGCATGGACGGTGCCTCGACGATCTATCTGGAGGTGGCCGCGGGAGTCACCGCCTTCATCCTGCTCGGGCGCTATCTGGAGGCCCGCGCCAAACGCCACGCGGGAGCCGCTCTGCGGGCCCTGATGGAGCTGGGCGCCAAGGACGTCTCCGTGCTGCGGGACGGGCGGGAGGTGCGCGTCCCGGCGGAGCGGCTGGCCGTCGGGGACACGTTCGTCGTCCGGCCCGGCGAGAAGATCGCGACCGACGGCACCGTCGTCGAGGGCACCTCGGCCGTGGACGCCTCCATGCTGACCGGCGAGTCGGTACCGGTGGACGTCGGCGTCGGGGACGTCGTCACCGGCGCGACCGTCAACGCCGGCGGGCGGCTCGTGGTGACGGCGACCCGGGTCGGTGCCGACACACAGCTCGCGCGGATGGCGAAGCTGGTGGAGGACGCGCAGAACGGCAAGGCGGAGGTGCAGCGGCTGGCCGACCGGGTCTCCGCCGTCTTCGTGCCCGCCGTCCTCCTCGTCGCGACGGCCACCTTCGGGGTCTGGCTCGGCGCCACCGGGGACACCGTGGCCGCGTTCACCGCGGCCGTCGCCGTGCTGATCATCGCCTGTCCCTGCGCGCTGGGCCTGGCCACCCCGACCGCGCTCATGGTCGGCACCGGGCGCGGCGCCCAGCTCGGCATCCTCATCAAGGGGCCGGAGGTCCTGGAGTCCACGCGGCGCGTCGACACCGTCGTCCTGGACAAGACCGGCACAGTCACCACCGGCCGCATGACGCTTCAGGAGATCCACGTCGTCCAGGACGCCGACGAGAAGCAGGTGCTGCGGCTCGCGGGCGCCCTGGAGCACGCCTCCGAGCATCCCGTGGCCCGGGCGGTGGCCGAGGGCGCCGAGGAGCGCGTCGGGCCGCTCCCGGAGGCCGAGCGGTTCGAGAACGTCCCCGGCAGGGGCGTACGCGGCCTCGTCGAGGGCCGCGAGGTGGCCGTGGGGCGCCTGTTCGACGTACTGCCCGCCGAACTGGCCCGGGCGAAGGAGGCGGCCGAGCGGGACGGCCGTACGGCTGTCGTGGTCGGGTGGGACGGTGTGGCGCGCGGGGTCCTGGCCGTCGCCGACGCGGTCAAGGAGACCAGCGCCGAGGCGGTGCGGTCACTGCGGGAGCTGGGGCTGACGCCGGTGCTGCTGACCGGGGACAACCGGACGGTGGCCGAGGCGGTGGCCCGGGCGGTCGGGATCGACGAGGTGATCGCCGAGGTGCTGCCCGAGGACAAGGTCGCCGCGGTACGCCGGCTCCAGGGCGAGGGACGGGTCGTCGCGATGGTCGGCGACGGGGTCAACGACGCGGCCGCGCTCGCCGCCGCCGACCTGGGGCTCGCGATGGGCACCGGGACCGACGCGGCGATCGAGGCCGGGGATCTGACGCTGGTGCGCGGGGACCTGCGGGTGGCCGCGGACGCGATCCGGCTCTCCCGGCGCACCCTGTCCACGATCAAGGGCAATCTCGTGTGGGCCTTCGGGTACAACGTGGCCGCGCTGCCGCTGGCCGCGGCCGGACTGCTGAACCCGATGATCGCCGGGGCGGCGATGGCGTTCTCCTCGGTGTTCGTGGTGACCAACAGCCTGCGGCTGCGGGCCTTCCGTTGA